One Gigantopelta aegis isolate Gae_Host chromosome 1, Gae_host_genome, whole genome shotgun sequence genomic region harbors:
- the LOC121371753 gene encoding uncharacterized protein LOC121371753 codes for MDKASNSRADDTEDGDSTNKKPASLVEEHNAGQRQDPYKKPVSPLPMCIHTDESNGRLNRNTKPASGERLSINNEEDDVTQSIEKKPVNTGYSEITSVRVPDSRQTIKKGLRATSGDEVCTDLPKEEYDVRQIAKRKPASARDAGQTNDRVPASVYRSRDQLVVEIHKEDLYTLGLFSQQLPCTFLRQRDYRDNVTSLVSMTSADDRCERVTMDLCVVENESETKITSICYSNAFQTVENQCEQVTLDVRVEENTRGMTSLHDFKSRLVDSEFQTGEEQCKCVTRDFSILVNGSETKMTRLCDSDKSQAIDDSVGGKSELKSMTSPSGCNTRRNNNEDDRFAYAKSCCSDREIVMTNSQSRAAMLSSSQPTSTQTRPWSPPDASKVAMLSDSLPPSTQTRPLSSPNTSDTAMVPSSNRPLLEAECAYSSPKRCLSCPPLTAKRYLPHSVITADHHENSPKRRRMSSDTKSRILPKLSECLLPDFYKTAHDSFKCNLVPGDQQMSLTDCETPTCKNSQLYAACDNAVVNNVYNHYGYFAPSSMLTGLRVPPLMLVHRGPNLVQLVTTETKTEIDSDEENSNNDGGKMRSNCSNTLPSSVSPSPERNQVLNCGNTVPVKADCSSTDVRRSSGCSYLAGTGHNKTSGTCATSDNIGSSFSLSQDETHDQNTNISSYELLEQTKYAYQMENSTPERPQESAFGSLRKDTSASSCGQTPINKDKLTLANIKREPIEEIFADEGNLILEASEQTVINVDEKRLQEICGTPTDNMSVKDRYKLNKFLSTTHFKTEKQIEHETDIASIDSSSAGKSTTNTRNIHTGEKTLNENRMRKRPDRSTFDLSRSIVDQYLETDHQTSNSLDVATSSDCKSTATCSSDLTHKDRTVEDKTSSLKAFLCFVCQRQFGKRKYLQRHLKRVHAVHNDKTVTRCSVCGKCFTTKSCFEDHVSSDHSSTNDNSLTPVVCPYCGEILPGSVRYRSHLEEHLSKTHFVCPFPGCQKSLYRKCNLTQHVKKVHLTKDKSADRKLCPSVQDEASLKHRPFPCTWPNCGKLFSARRNLSIHMRIHNDEKPFSCRYCEYRCRQTAALNWHLMKHGINKYEKHGPKKGTKGTSSETR; via the exons ATGGACAAGGCTAG taacagCCGAGCAGATGATACAGAGGACGGGGATTCGACAAATAAGAAACCTGCAAGTCTTGTTGAAGAACATAATGCAGGTCAAAGGCAAGATCCATATAAGAAACCCGTTAGTCCCCTTCCCATGTGTATACACACAGACGAGAGCAATGGCAGACTAAACCGAAATACAAAACCTGCTAGTGGAGAAAGGCTGTCTATAAACAATGAAGAAGATGATGTTACACAGTCTATAGAGAAGAAGCCCGTTAATACAGGGTATTCTGAAATCACCAGCGTTCGAGTACCTGATAGTAGGCAAACCATAAAGAAAGGCCTTCGTGCCACTAGTGGAGATGAGGTGTGTACAGATCTACCCAAAGAAGAATATGATGTTAGACAAATTgcaaagaggaaacccgcaagtGCGCGTGATGCTGGACAGACAAATGACCGAGTACCTGCCAGTGTGTATAGGTCACGTGATCAGTTGGTAGTGGAGATACATAAAGAGGATCTCTACACACTGGGCTTGTTCTCCCAACAGTTGCCCTGCACTTTTCTCCGTCAACGAGATTACCGTGACAACGTGACGTCACTGGTGTCAATGACGTCAGCAGATGACCGGTGTGAACGCGTTACTATGGATCTCTGCGTTGTGGAAAATGAAAGTGAAACAAAAATCACGTCAATATGTTATTCTAACGCATTCCAGACCGTAGAAAACCAGTGTGAACAAGTTACTCTGGATGTTAGGGTTGAGGAAAATACACGTGGAATGACGTCACTGCATGACTTTAAGAGTAGACTGGTAGACAGTGAATTTCAGACAGGAGAAGAACAGTGTAAATGCGTTACGCGGGATTTCAGCATTTTGGTTAATGGATCCGAAACTAAAATGACGCGTTTATGCGACTCCGACAAATCCCAGGCAATTGATGATTCAGTTGGTGGAAAATCTGAACTGAAGTCTATGACTTCTCCTTCAGGATGTAACACAAGACGAAATAACAACGAGGATGACAGATTTGCTTATGCAAAAAGTTGCTGTTCCGATAGAGAAATTGTAATGACAAATTCACAAAGTAGAGCAGCCATGCTGTCTAGTTCTCAACCCACCTCCACACAGACACGACCCTGGTCACCACCAGATGCCTCTAAAGTAGCCATGTTATCTGATTCTCTACCCCCCTCCACCCAAACAAGACCCTTATCATCACCAAATACCTCTGATACAGCTATGGTGCCGAGTTCCAACAGACCATTGCTAGAAGCAGAATGTGCCTATTCCTCGCCAAAACGCTGTCTGTCGTGTCCCCCGTTAACAGCAAAACGTTATCTTCCGCATTCCGTAATTACGGCAGACCATCATGAAAACTCACCCAAAAGGAGACGTATGTCCAGTGATACAAAAAGTCGCATCCTTCCAAAGTTGTCGGAATGCCTTTTGCCAGACTTTTACAAAACAGCTCATGATAGCTTTAAATGTAATCTTGTGCCTGGCGATCAACAGATGTCCTTAACAGATTGTGAAACACCCACATGCAAAAACTCACAGCTGTATGCAGCTTGCGACAACGCAGTCGTCAACAACGTCTATAATCACTACGGTTATTTTGCACCTTCCTCCATGTTAACTGGTCTTAGAGTTCCGCCGTTGATGCTTGTGCATCGTGGTCCCAATCTGGTACAGCTGGTGACCACGGAAACGAAGACCGAAATTGATAGTGATGAGGAGAACAGTAACAACGATGGAGGAAAGATGAGGAGCAACTGCAGTAATACGTTACCTTCTTCTGTATCGCCTTCTCCTGAAAGGAACCAGGTACTTAACTGCGGCAACACTGTACCTGTTAAAGCAGACTGTTCCAGTACTGACGTTAGGCGGTCATCTGGATGTAGTTATCTGGCTGGAACTGGTCACAATAAGACGTCTGGGACTTGCGCTACAAGCGACAATATTGGCAGCAGTTTTTCATTATCTCAAGATGAAACTCACGATCAGAATACTAACATAAGTTCATATGAATTGTTAGAACAAACGAAATATGCGTATCAGATGGAGAACTCCACACCTGAAAGACCACAAGAGAGCGCATTTGGTTCTTTAAGGAAAGACACCAGCGCTTCTTCGTGTGGCCAGACTCCAATTAACAAAGATAAGCTGACCCTGGCTAACATAAAACGGGAACCAATAGAAGAGATATTTGCTGATGAAGGCAACCTGATTTTGGAGGCATCCGAGCAGACTGTAATTAATGTAGATGAGAAAAGACTTCAGGAGATATGTGGGACTCCCACTGATAACATGTCAGTTAAGGACAGATATAAACTTAACAAGTTTTTATCTACAACACATTTCAAAACTGAGAAACAAATTGAACATGAAACTGACATTGCATCCATCGACAGTAGTTCTGCAGGTAAAAGTACAACGAACACGAGAAACATACACACAGGGGAGAAAACTCTAAATGAAAACCGGATGAGAAAACGTCCAGATAGGTCTACATTTGATCTGAGTCGATCCATCGTTGACCAGTACCTGGAAACTGATCACCAAACATCAAACAGTCTAGATGTGGCTACGAGTTCCGACTGTAAATCCACTGCTACTTGCTCCAGTGATCTGACACACAAAGATCGGACAGTTGAAGACAAAACCAGCTCCCTGAAGGCATTTCTTTGCTTCGTTTGCCAGCGACAGTTTGGAAAAAGGAAATACCTCCAAAGACATCTGAAAAGAGTGCATGCTGTACACAACGACAAGACTGTTACTCGAtgttctgtttgtgggaaatgTTTTACAACCAAATCCTGTTTCGAAGACCACGTGAGCAGTGATCATTCTTCCACGAACGATAACTCGTTGACACCAGTGGTTTGTCCTTATTGTGGAGAGATCCTTCCTGGCAGTGTTCGGTACAGATCGCACCTGGAGGAGCACCTCTCGAAAACACACTTCGTCTGCCCGTTCCCCGGGTGTCAGAAATCACTCTATAGAAAATGCAATCTGACGCAACACGTCAAGAAGGTTCACTTGACAAAAGATAAATCGGCTGACAGAAAACTGTGCCCGTCTGTGCAGGATGAGGCGAGTCTTAAACACAGACCGTTCCCGTGCACGTGGCCCAACTGTGGCAAGTTGTTCAGCGCTAGGCGGAACTTGTCTATACACATGCGCATTCACAACGACGAGAAACCGTTTTCGTGTCGATATTGTGAGTACCGATGTAGGCAAACGGCAGCGCTCAACTGGCATTTGATGAAACACGGAATtaacaaatatgaaaaacatgGCCCGAAGAAAGGAACTAAGGGCACCTCAAGTGAAACTCGTTAA